The following coding sequences are from one Carassius gibelio isolate Cgi1373 ecotype wild population from Czech Republic chromosome B7, carGib1.2-hapl.c, whole genome shotgun sequence window:
- the LOC127962251 gene encoding butyrophilin subfamily 2 member A2-like isoform X1, protein MMSIIVLLLMNIFIETSVSLTVLVPGDPVVAHVGSTVILPCWISPAQNAEALEIRWYRHDQFNNPVLLYNQGKIQDVQEKSYRGRSSLKPWSDQSGGLKDGDVSLRLEKLTLQDEGSFRCYVSGDREFDSKEVALKITESSGTWKAHFVSVLIVLVCLILGLVGLILYKYRDKLTGKKPAKESCEEEKAVVEEAEDIEGLKKYADVGESADIEKLRKYAVNVTIDREHKNPNLEVSRDGKSVKHAPGYKHTGKAFPYNLCAFGAKRFTPGRHYWEVELAVPPNPSKNYWLIGVMKDGNLTPRDRSALTPSAGFWFLCSDGPSGFHINTTPSVKLSLTPRPERLGVLLDYDDGQLSFYNVKERKHLLTIKTKFSGSVRALFSPGAGDQSELRILDCPKPAESAADSSQPLLSVVSRPEKT, encoded by the exons ATGATGTCGATTATTGTCCTTTTACTGATGAATATCTTCATAGAAACCTCTG TGTCATTGACTGTATTGGTTCCTGGTGATCCTGTAGTGGCTCATGTGGGATCTACAGTGATTCTTCCCTGCTGGATCTCTCCTGCTCAGAACGCTGAAGCTCTGGAGATCCGCTGGTACCGTCACGATCAGTTCAACAACCCTGTTCTGCTCTACAATCAAGGGAAGATCCAGGACGTCCAGGAGAAATCATACAGGGGCCGAAGCTCACTGAAGCCATGGTCAGATCAGTCTGGTGGACTGAAGGATGGAGACGTCTCTCTACGGCTGGAGAAACTCACACTTCAGGATGAAGGTTCATTTCGCTGTTATGTGAGTGGAGACAGAGAATTTGACAGTAAAGAGGTGGCTCTCAAAATAACTG AATCATCAGGTACATGGAAGGCACATTTCGTCAGCGTTCTCATTGTTCTCGTGTGTCTGATTCTGGGTTTGGTTGGGTTGATCCTCTACAAATACAGAGACAAACTAACAG GAAAGAAACCAGCTAAAGAAA GTTGTGAGGAGGAAAAAGCAG ttgtgGAAGAAGCTGAAGATATAGAGGGACTGAAGAAATATGCag atgTGGGAGAATCTGCAGATATAGAGAAACTGAGGAAATATGCAG ttaatgtcactattgatcgTGAGCATAAAAATCCAAACCTGGAAGTTTCTCGGGACGGTAAATCTGTGAAGCATGCTCCTGGATATAAACACACTGGAAAGGCATTTCCTTACAATTTATGTGCGTTTGGAGCCAAAAGATTCACACCCGGTCGTCACTATTGGGAAGTAGAACTGGCAGTTCCACCTAATCCTTCCAAAAACTACTGGTTAATTGGTGTGATGAAAGATGGAAATTTAACTCCAAGAGACAGATCTGCTTTAACTCCATCAGCTGGTTTCTGGTTCTTGTGTTCAGACGGTCCTAGTGGCTTTCACATCAACACTACTCCATCAGTTAAACTCTCTCTGACTCCGAGACCTGAACGACTGGGAGTTCTGTTGGATTATGATGATGGACAGCTGTCATTTTACAACGTCAAAGAGAGAAAACATCTCCTGACCATTAAAACCAAATTCTCTGGATCAGTCCGTGCTCTCTTCAGTCCTGGAGCTGGTGATCAGAGCGAGCTTAGAATCCTGGATTGTCCAAAACCTGCAGAATCAGCTGCAGACTCCAGTCAGCCTTTACTGAGTGTGGTTTCTAGACCAGAGAAGACTTGA
- the LOC127962251 gene encoding butyrophilin subfamily 2 member A2-like isoform X2, whose amino-acid sequence MMSIIVLLLMNIFIETSVSLTVLVPGDPVVAHVGSTVILPCWISPAQNAEALEIRWYRHDQFNNPVLLYNQGKIQDVQEKSYRGRSSLKPWSDQSGGLKDGDVSLRLEKLTLQDEGSFRCYVSGDREFDSKEVALKITESSGTWKAHFVSVLIVLVCLILGLVGLILYKYRDKLTGKKPAKEIVEEAEDIEGLKKYADVGESADIEKLRKYAVNVTIDREHKNPNLEVSRDGKSVKHAPGYKHTGKAFPYNLCAFGAKRFTPGRHYWEVELAVPPNPSKNYWLIGVMKDGNLTPRDRSALTPSAGFWFLCSDGPSGFHINTTPSVKLSLTPRPERLGVLLDYDDGQLSFYNVKERKHLLTIKTKFSGSVRALFSPGAGDQSELRILDCPKPAESAADSSQPLLSVVSRPEKT is encoded by the exons ATGATGTCGATTATTGTCCTTTTACTGATGAATATCTTCATAGAAACCTCTG TGTCATTGACTGTATTGGTTCCTGGTGATCCTGTAGTGGCTCATGTGGGATCTACAGTGATTCTTCCCTGCTGGATCTCTCCTGCTCAGAACGCTGAAGCTCTGGAGATCCGCTGGTACCGTCACGATCAGTTCAACAACCCTGTTCTGCTCTACAATCAAGGGAAGATCCAGGACGTCCAGGAGAAATCATACAGGGGCCGAAGCTCACTGAAGCCATGGTCAGATCAGTCTGGTGGACTGAAGGATGGAGACGTCTCTCTACGGCTGGAGAAACTCACACTTCAGGATGAAGGTTCATTTCGCTGTTATGTGAGTGGAGACAGAGAATTTGACAGTAAAGAGGTGGCTCTCAAAATAACTG AATCATCAGGTACATGGAAGGCACATTTCGTCAGCGTTCTCATTGTTCTCGTGTGTCTGATTCTGGGTTTGGTTGGGTTGATCCTCTACAAATACAGAGACAAACTAACAG GAAAGAAACCAGCTAAAGAAA ttgtgGAAGAAGCTGAAGATATAGAGGGACTGAAGAAATATGCag atgTGGGAGAATCTGCAGATATAGAGAAACTGAGGAAATATGCAG ttaatgtcactattgatcgTGAGCATAAAAATCCAAACCTGGAAGTTTCTCGGGACGGTAAATCTGTGAAGCATGCTCCTGGATATAAACACACTGGAAAGGCATTTCCTTACAATTTATGTGCGTTTGGAGCCAAAAGATTCACACCCGGTCGTCACTATTGGGAAGTAGAACTGGCAGTTCCACCTAATCCTTCCAAAAACTACTGGTTAATTGGTGTGATGAAAGATGGAAATTTAACTCCAAGAGACAGATCTGCTTTAACTCCATCAGCTGGTTTCTGGTTCTTGTGTTCAGACGGTCCTAGTGGCTTTCACATCAACACTACTCCATCAGTTAAACTCTCTCTGACTCCGAGACCTGAACGACTGGGAGTTCTGTTGGATTATGATGATGGACAGCTGTCATTTTACAACGTCAAAGAGAGAAAACATCTCCTGACCATTAAAACCAAATTCTCTGGATCAGTCCGTGCTCTCTTCAGTCCTGGAGCTGGTGATCAGAGCGAGCTTAGAATCCTGGATTGTCCAAAACCTGCAGAATCAGCTGCAGACTCCAGTCAGCCTTTACTGAGTGTGGTTTCTAGACCAGAGAAGACTTGA